In one Rhodocyclaceae bacterium genomic region, the following are encoded:
- a CDS encoding PQQ-binding-like beta-propeller repeat protein yields MTTTLRIRKMLAWVLIVTLANPLGAFSPAFARDTDIFLATSPSASTAEPNVLVVLDTSDSMNIPEPWREYPGEYDSHVEYLWNDIAAISNSEVTIENASRISTAAAPATPFSPWGTWAGNTLDQRRALWDAARTYANATETGDPGPRNTWRNYNDPSWLYWVPAQSPATTSLSDARLRSISFNRFRGSRAFVAGTRGGITFAPVPNPWGTTDYDYTLYNQCSTSLAEIMPSTVFAPTAYARNAGFFANQQWARYERWLALDTVNNSAYPGSSINTAGYARGYLDSSVAPLNTPTGAAARDNIGGSPLGSVGLPIRVRATTSHAGWTDLKADMAGTEFHPFVTLGALNSPFYPAVAPATVAPTFSWTAPQLTVLRLLYGYSLLESDERLSAIKGTRDNMPAPAFGMVTGLQGYINSMNPAGYGSTTPVACDPATGPASLNCINVPSGTVACTNRSATQTRTCTFSAPTLSEVDASGTTRWRGGSCTNNTLGACSDPFSVGCPATPANCGFTTTNNFFSVNRNSCAWSGRQSVTVNACSWVGRTGVFVEGQGWYHYGGSCQENGSTASCTAGGTTATVNGISQSNVTGPQPQPFVASYATQGCTNAITANTYWYGGTCQGNETTVPTTVSTGDNRSTTGPSTANCSIVATASVSIRGTAYANVVGGSATGGCNVNANTDQTCGGRYGLPCPTTNNVTSCPSVTTTNTQCIGGSAGTNRFYRVYNYAAPNSAADRQINMIHDCKADEPTGNPSGSYMRAAARTFDTAWNTSSSPGSNATASYSTAASEAIAADSTKNIDVYSVNYLNWKFGPKGPNGHPIGRKTRLQIAKGALTDLAQTTDGMRLGLMVFNRTSSTLNSDGANVAFAMRRMGSSTSDPDFANRAALASAILATTASARTPMTEALYEAYLYYAGRTPQWGTSTATALGGGTVTQGRDTTAVCTAISADCPSIGVYRSPMLNNPTTTAPAGCQKNYIILITDGGPEDDSAANTLSGSPSRGVKNMTWTGPQGIVSPRTVPDETNSDTTSQQFEVSAATPFGPTDLAGTSADGGYVWLDELAYFMSRADISPGAINFAGETTTDRIEGRQSAVTYTIGFAGASSPVLQNAAQKSGGQYYVAEDSAGLKAALLAALVSIRDWNPTVSAPTVPISALNRTTNSTDVYLSFFRASITQAWTGTVKKFMLGDPLAEPGVCGPGITDLCLIGQTVLSGVNTKNIEKIETDPATGIQSVTVDPNASSFWGPSTLTDAGKPDSGGTGYQLINTSGYNPSTRKVYTRLSTGTNADLTHSSNAVSEGNTDLTKTLLGNAAMSDTQRSTILNWALGGNPGDAACADASTTTACTAWRSWAHGDVQHSRPALVTYNPGVTPPTQYLYYASSTGYIHAVDANTGAEKWTFLVEEALPQLAALMANATGEQIYVADGSPVVQINDANKNGVVDGTDSVWLFFGLRRGGRAYYALDITDVNAPRFMWKITPTQICGASSCSASTAYAQLGQSWSTPTVGRVRAVSDPVLLFGGGYDPNQDNRPTTAADTMGRAVFVANARTGSLEASFSSANPLVTGGSMSFSIPSDLAALDTDMDGNSYLDRIYVGDMGGQVWRFDIGNADKSLWSGRLLATLATTLPTDRRIFFPPAAVKQLRLGVRYDAVIVGTGNREHPLKATSTDVIAMIKDPDYGLYATSTSVVSLLAGDLIDLGSTEAGTTDSALIGNPAAKGWYRVLDTGEKVTSEPTVFFGRIRFGSYTPIAQVNACVPPGQSRLNELDLLGAYVIPAPTTGMTRYYSNFVNRGYGSSGQLIVLPGSTAAARRVFFVAAADARLFSQQQATLGTATRVYWYTEPQI; encoded by the coding sequence ATGACGACGACCCTTCGAATCCGAAAGATGCTGGCGTGGGTGCTGATCGTGACCCTTGCGAACCCGCTCGGCGCTTTCTCGCCTGCGTTCGCGCGCGACACCGACATCTTCCTGGCGACCTCCCCGAGCGCGTCGACGGCGGAACCGAACGTGCTGGTGGTGCTCGACACCTCGGACTCGATGAACATACCCGAGCCATGGCGCGAGTATCCGGGCGAGTACGACTCGCATGTCGAGTATCTGTGGAACGACATTGCCGCGATCAGCAACTCCGAAGTCACGATCGAGAACGCGTCCCGTATCTCGACCGCCGCTGCGCCGGCCACCCCGTTCAGCCCCTGGGGCACCTGGGCAGGCAACACGCTCGACCAGCGACGCGCCCTGTGGGATGCCGCGCGCACCTACGCGAACGCCACCGAGACAGGCGATCCGGGCCCGCGGAACACATGGCGCAACTACAACGACCCGTCGTGGCTCTACTGGGTCCCGGCGCAGAGCCCCGCGACCACCAGCCTGAGCGACGCGCGGCTGCGCTCGATCAGCTTCAACCGCTTCCGTGGCTCGCGCGCCTTCGTCGCCGGGACTCGTGGCGGCATCACCTTTGCACCCGTGCCCAATCCCTGGGGGACGACGGACTACGACTACACCCTCTACAACCAGTGCTCGACCAGCCTGGCCGAGATCATGCCGTCGACCGTGTTCGCGCCGACGGCCTATGCACGCAACGCCGGATTTTTCGCCAACCAGCAGTGGGCACGCTACGAGCGCTGGCTGGCGCTGGACACGGTCAACAACAGTGCCTATCCCGGCAGCAGCATCAACACAGCGGGCTATGCCCGCGGATACCTCGACTCGTCGGTTGCGCCGCTCAACACGCCGACCGGTGCCGCAGCCCGCGACAACATCGGGGGCAGTCCGCTCGGAAGTGTCGGCCTGCCGATCCGCGTGCGCGCCACCACCAGCCATGCCGGATGGACGGACCTGAAGGCAGACATGGCCGGGACCGAGTTCCACCCTTTCGTCACCCTGGGGGCCCTCAACTCGCCCTTTTATCCCGCTGTCGCGCCAGCCACTGTTGCGCCAACCTTCAGCTGGACCGCGCCCCAGCTCACCGTACTGCGATTGCTCTACGGCTACTCGCTGCTGGAATCGGACGAGCGGCTCAGCGCGATCAAGGGCACCCGGGACAACATGCCCGCCCCTGCCTTCGGCATGGTCACCGGACTGCAGGGCTACATCAACAGCATGAACCCTGCAGGCTACGGCAGCACCACGCCTGTCGCGTGCGATCCGGCCACCGGCCCGGCGTCGCTCAACTGCATCAATGTGCCCTCGGGTACGGTGGCGTGTACCAACCGATCGGCCACCCAGACGCGTACCTGCACCTTCAGCGCCCCCACACTGAGCGAGGTCGACGCCTCCGGAACGACCCGCTGGCGCGGTGGCAGCTGCACCAATAACACGCTCGGTGCGTGCTCCGATCCGTTTAGCGTCGGCTGCCCGGCAACCCCTGCGAACTGTGGATTCACGACCACCAACAACTTCTTCAGCGTGAACCGCAACAGCTGCGCATGGAGCGGGCGTCAGTCGGTCACGGTAAACGCCTGCTCGTGGGTTGGACGCACCGGCGTCTTCGTCGAAGGCCAGGGCTGGTACCACTACGGCGGCAGCTGCCAGGAGAACGGTTCGACCGCGAGCTGCACCGCCGGCGGCACGACCGCGACCGTCAACGGCATCAGCCAGAGCAACGTGACCGGCCCCCAACCCCAGCCGTTCGTCGCCTCCTACGCGACACAGGGCTGCACCAATGCGATCACCGCCAACACCTACTGGTATGGCGGCACCTGCCAGGGAAACGAGACCACGGTGCCGACTACGGTCAGCACGGGTGACAACCGGAGTACGACCGGTCCGTCCACGGCCAACTGCTCGATCGTGGCAACGGCATCCGTCTCCATCCGCGGCACGGCCTATGCCAACGTGGTAGGCGGCAGCGCCACCGGCGGTTGCAACGTCAATGCCAATACCGACCAGACCTGCGGCGGGCGCTACGGGCTCCCCTGCCCTACGACCAACAACGTCACTTCGTGCCCGTCCGTGACGACCACTAACACTCAGTGTATCGGTGGCAGCGCGGGTACCAATCGGTTCTACAGGGTCTACAACTACGCAGCACCTAACAGCGCTGCGGACCGGCAGATCAACATGATCCACGATTGCAAGGCGGACGAACCGACCGGCAACCCCAGCGGCAGCTACATGCGGGCGGCAGCGCGTACCTTCGACACTGCCTGGAACACCAGTTCGTCGCCAGGCAGCAACGCCACCGCCTCCTACTCGACGGCGGCGTCCGAAGCGATCGCCGCGGACAGCACGAAGAACATCGATGTCTATTCCGTCAACTACCTGAACTGGAAGTTCGGTCCGAAGGGCCCGAACGGCCATCCGATCGGTCGCAAGACCCGCTTGCAGATCGCCAAGGGCGCACTCACCGACCTGGCGCAGACCACCGACGGCATGCGCCTCGGGCTGATGGTGTTCAACCGTACCAGCAGCACGCTGAACAGCGATGGTGCGAACGTCGCGTTTGCGATGCGCCGGATGGGCTCCAGCACGTCCGATCCCGACTTCGCGAACCGCGCTGCGCTGGCCAGCGCCATCCTCGCCACTACCGCCTCGGCGCGTACGCCCATGACCGAAGCGTTGTACGAGGCCTACCTCTACTACGCCGGGCGCACCCCGCAGTGGGGAACCAGCACGGCCACCGCACTGGGTGGCGGCACGGTGACACAGGGACGCGACACGACCGCCGTATGCACGGCGATCTCGGCGGATTGCCCGTCGATCGGCGTCTACCGTTCGCCGATGCTGAACAACCCCACCACCACCGCGCCGGCTGGCTGCCAGAAGAACTACATCATCCTGATCACCGACGGCGGCCCCGAGGATGATTCCGCGGCGAACACGCTGTCGGGCTCGCCGAGCCGCGGCGTGAAGAACATGACCTGGACCGGTCCCCAAGGGATCGTCTCGCCGCGAACCGTTCCCGATGAGACAAACTCGGACACCACCTCGCAACAATTCGAGGTCAGCGCGGCTACGCCGTTCGGGCCGACGGACCTCGCTGGTACCTCGGCCGATGGAGGCTACGTCTGGCTGGACGAACTGGCCTACTTCATGTCGCGCGCGGACATCAGTCCCGGCGCGATCAATTTCGCTGGCGAGACGACTACCGACCGGATAGAGGGCAGGCAGTCGGCGGTCACCTATACCATCGGCTTCGCCGGCGCGAGTTCGCCGGTTCTCCAGAATGCGGCACAGAAATCCGGCGGACAGTACTACGTGGCCGAGGACAGCGCCGGGCTGAAGGCGGCGCTGCTCGCAGCACTGGTATCCATCCGCGACTGGAACCCGACGGTCTCCGCGCCGACGGTACCGATCTCGGCGCTCAACCGCACCACTAACTCGACCGACGTGTACCTGTCGTTCTTCAGGGCTTCGATCACCCAGGCGTGGACCGGCACGGTCAAGAAATTCATGCTCGGGGATCCGCTCGCGGAACCCGGCGTCTGCGGACCGGGCATCACCGACCTGTGCCTGATCGGCCAGACCGTGCTGTCCGGCGTGAACACGAAGAATATCGAGAAGATAGAGACGGATCCGGCCACCGGCATCCAAAGCGTCACGGTGGATCCGAATGCCTCCAGCTTCTGGGGCCCGTCGACGCTGACCGATGCCGGCAAGCCGGACAGCGGCGGTACCGGATACCAGTTGATCAACACCAGCGGCTACAACCCGTCGACGCGCAAGGTCTACACGCGCCTGTCGACCGGTACCAACGCGGACCTCACCCATTCGAGCAACGCAGTCTCCGAGGGCAATACCGATCTGACCAAGACACTGCTCGGCAATGCAGCGATGAGCGATACCCAGCGTTCCACGATCCTGAACTGGGCACTCGGCGGCAACCCGGGAGACGCGGCGTGTGCAGACGCCAGCACCACGACGGCCTGCACCGCATGGCGGTCGTGGGCGCACGGCGATGTGCAACATTCGCGCCCGGCGCTGGTCACCTACAACCCCGGCGTGACGCCGCCGACGCAGTATCTCTACTACGCGTCGAGCACGGGCTACATCCATGCGGTGGACGCCAACACCGGGGCCGAGAAGTGGACCTTCCTCGTCGAGGAGGCTCTGCCGCAGCTCGCGGCGCTGATGGCCAACGCAACTGGCGAACAGATCTACGTCGCCGATGGCTCGCCAGTCGTACAGATCAACGACGCAAACAAGAACGGAGTGGTCGACGGTACCGATTCGGTCTGGCTCTTCTTCGGACTGCGGCGCGGCGGACGCGCGTACTACGCACTGGATATCACCGACGTCAACGCGCCGCGCTTCATGTGGAAGATCACGCCGACGCAGATCTGCGGCGCGAGCAGCTGCAGCGCGTCGACCGCCTACGCGCAACTCGGCCAGAGCTGGTCGACCCCGACCGTTGGCCGGGTACGCGCGGTCTCAGACCCGGTGCTTCTGTTCGGCGGCGGCTACGATCCGAACCAGGACAACCGGCCGACGACGGCTGCAGATACGATGGGGCGTGCCGTATTCGTGGCGAACGCCCGCACGGGTAGCCTGGAGGCGTCGTTCAGCAGCGCGAACCCGCTGGTGACGGGCGGGAGCATGTCGTTCAGCATTCCGTCCGACCTTGCCGCACTGGACACCGACATGGACGGAAACAGCTATCTCGACCGGATCTACGTCGGTGACATGGGTGGCCAGGTCTGGCGATTCGACATCGGCAATGCCGACAAGAGCCTCTGGAGCGGCAGGCTGCTGGCTACGCTCGCGACCACCTTGCCCACTGACCGGCGTATCTTCTTCCCGCCGGCGGCGGTCAAGCAACTGCGGCTCGGCGTACGCTACGACGCGGTGATCGTCGGCACCGGCAATCGCGAACACCCGCTCAAGGCCACATCCACCGACGTGATCGCGATGATCAAGGATCCGGATTACGGCCTGTATGCGACATCCACCTCGGTCGTTTCGCTTCTGGCAGGCGATCTCATCGACCTGGGTTCGACCGAAGCGGGTACCACCGACAGCGCCCTGATCGGCAACCCCGCCGCGAAGGGGTGGTATCGCGTGCTCGATACGGGTGAGAAGGTGACCAGTGAACCGACGGTGTTCTTCGGAAGGATCCGATTCGGCAGCTATACGCCGATCGCGCAGGTGAACGCCTGCGTGCCCCCCGGACAGAGCCGGTTGAACGAACTGGATCTGCTCGGGGCCTACGTGATCCCGGCACCGACGACCGGCATGACACGGTACTACTCGAACTTCGTCAACCGGGGCTACGGCTCGAGTGGCCAGTTGATCGTGCTGCCGGGCAGTACCGCCGCGGCGCGCCGGGTGTTCTTCGTGGCCGCGGCCGACGCCAGGTTGTTCAGCCAGCAGCAGGCTACGCTGGGGACCGCCACGCGCGTGTACTGGTACACCGAGCCGCAGATCTGA
- the ispH gene encoding 4-hydroxy-3-methylbut-2-enyl diphosphate reductase, which produces MSKQVILANPRGFCAGVDRAIEIVEQALVAHGAPVYVRHEVVHNKYVVDDLRTKGAVFIEDLESVPRGSTVVFSAHGVSLEVRQEAELLGLNVFDATCPLVTKVHVEVAKMRAQGREIVMIGHRGHPEVEGTMGQADGGMHLVESVEDVARLSVVDPDNLAYVTQTTLSVDDARGITLALAARFPKIIGPKKDDICYATQNRQDAVKKLSADCDLMIVVGSPNSSNSNRLREVAANAGIPAYLVDRASEVQAEWLVGRERIGVTAGASAPEVLVREVVERLRSFGGVELIEQTGIQEHVTFPLPKNLTLAADAARTTRR; this is translated from the coding sequence GTGTCCAAGCAGGTCATCCTGGCCAATCCGCGCGGCTTCTGCGCCGGCGTCGACAGAGCGATCGAGATCGTCGAGCAGGCGCTGGTCGCGCACGGGGCACCGGTCTACGTGCGGCACGAGGTCGTGCACAACAAGTATGTCGTCGACGACCTGCGTACCAAGGGTGCGGTGTTCATCGAAGACCTCGAGTCCGTGCCGCGCGGCAGTACCGTCGTATTCAGCGCACACGGAGTTTCGCTCGAGGTCCGGCAGGAAGCGGAGCTACTCGGCCTGAACGTCTTCGATGCCACCTGCCCGCTCGTCACGAAGGTGCATGTCGAGGTGGCCAAGATGCGCGCACAGGGCCGCGAGATCGTGATGATCGGCCATCGCGGCCATCCCGAGGTCGAGGGCACCATGGGGCAGGCCGACGGAGGCATGCACCTCGTCGAATCGGTCGAGGACGTCGCGCGGCTGTCGGTCGTCGATCCGGACAATCTCGCCTATGTCACCCAGACAACGCTGTCCGTGGACGATGCGCGCGGTATCACGCTGGCGCTCGCGGCGCGTTTCCCGAAGATCATCGGCCCGAAGAAAGACGACATCTGCTACGCGACCCAGAACCGGCAGGACGCGGTGAAGAAGCTGTCGGCGGACTGCGACCTGATGATCGTCGTCGGCTCGCCCAACAGTTCCAACTCGAACCGCCTGCGCGAGGTGGCTGCCAATGCCGGGATCCCTGCCTATCTCGTCGACCGGGCCAGTGAAGTGCAGGCCGAGTGGCTGGTCGGTCGTGAGCGTATCGGCGTCACTGCCGGTGCTTCGGCGCCCGAAGTGCTGGTCAGGGAAGTGGTCGAACGCCTGCGTTCGTTCGGCGGCGTCGAACTGATCGAACAGACTGGCATCCAAGAGCACGTCACCTTCCCGCTGCCGAAGAACCTGACGCTGGCGGCCGACGCTGCCCGGACCACGCGGCGCTGA
- a CDS encoding lipoprotein signal peptidase, which yields MPEAGGWRGRIGAALSRWTLKDWLGSAFALVVVDQIAKVLALQWLGTGHVVEVTPFFNLVLVYNPGAAFSFLAGASGWQREFFVGVALVASGWITWMLHRYPGRILFCAALTLILGGAVGNLIDRLWLGAVIDFLDFHVLGYHWPAFNVADSAISIGAVLLVWDAFQPVDDARESGGSAATGGAASDTGAPKL from the coding sequence ATGCCTGAAGCCGGCGGCTGGCGCGGCCGCATCGGCGCTGCCCTGTCGCGCTGGACGCTGAAGGACTGGCTCGGCAGTGCCTTCGCGCTGGTTGTCGTCGACCAGATCGCGAAGGTGCTGGCGCTGCAATGGCTGGGTACCGGGCACGTGGTCGAGGTCACGCCGTTCTTCAACCTGGTGCTGGTCTACAACCCGGGGGCGGCATTCAGCTTCCTGGCGGGGGCATCGGGATGGCAGCGCGAGTTCTTCGTCGGCGTGGCGCTGGTCGCCTCGGGCTGGATCACCTGGATGCTCCACCGCTACCCCGGCCGCATACTGTTCTGCGCTGCGTTGACGCTCATCCTCGGCGGCGCGGTCGGAAACCTGATCGACCGGCTGTGGCTGGGTGCGGTGATCGACTTTCTCGATTTCCATGTGCTCGGCTATCACTGGCCCGCGTTCAATGTCGCCGATTCCGCGATCAGCATCGGAGCCGTCCTGCTGGTCTGGGATGCCTTCCAGCCCGTGGACGACGCACGGGAGTCGGGCGGCTCCGCCGCAACCGGCGGCGCGGCCTCGGACACCGGGGCACCGAAGCTATAA
- the ileS gene encoding isoleucine--tRNA ligase, whose translation MSEEDRNEDKRSDGKADYKKTLNLPDTPFAMRGDLAKREPSMLAAWQQRGLYQRIREASRGRPRFTLHDGPPYANGDIHIGHAVNKVLKDIVVKSRTLAGFDAPYVPGWDCHGMPIEVQIEKTHGKNLPTEQTQKLARAYAAEQVERQKKDFIRLGVFGDWDNPYATMNPRNEADEIRALGTLLQKGYVYRGLKPVNWCFDCGSALAEAEIEYEDRTDTAVDVGFAFASAERGRLASAFGLPVLPDKPGRIVIWTTTPWTLPANQALNVHPEFSYALVDTGDSLLILAADRVEANLQRYGLAGQVIATAEGAKLENIAFAHPFADRLSPVYLADYVTLETGTGIVHAAPAYGVEDFQACRRYGMKDDGILTPVMGDGKYVSTLEAFGGLMIWKANPLIVERLRANGALLHEDRKHVHSYMHCWRHKTPVILRATTQWFAAMDEAPGYGGARPSEALRTTALRGIEATQFFPAWGKARLHAMIANRPDWTLSRQRQWGVPMPFFVHRETGALHPRTPELLEAVAKAVEQGGIEAWQRVDADDLLGADAASYEKIKDTLDVWFDSGSTHQTVLGGPRAAAGTPGSHRSETGFPADLYLEGSDQHRGWFHSSLLVSCMMNGTPPYKALLTHGFVVDGAGRKMSKSKGNVVAPQQVVDSLGADVLRLWIAATDYSGELSISQEILKRVVESYRRVRNTIRFLLANVDDFDPALHAVPMAQRVEIDRYAAVMLERLRMAVAADYERYEFHLGMQRLLHFCSEDLGAFYLDILKDRLYTTAPGSHARRSAQSALHEIARTLLQLFAPVLTFTADEAWAVLARDPASTVFTTTWSPAADTPDDPSLEARWASVREVRALVLKELEALRTAGSIGSGLAAEVEVHVAGAAHDALAALGEDLRFVFITSAARVVRAADGALPTVAAVPSTGAKCARCWHYRSDIGSDAGYPDVCSRCAGNLAGTGEIRVHA comes from the coding sequence ATGAGCGAAGAAGATCGGAACGAAGACAAGCGCAGCGACGGCAAGGCTGACTACAAGAAGACGCTGAACCTGCCCGACACGCCGTTCGCGATGCGTGGCGACCTCGCGAAGCGCGAGCCGTCGATGCTGGCCGCCTGGCAGCAGCGCGGCCTGTACCAGCGCATCCGCGAAGCGAGCCGTGGCCGCCCGCGATTCACGCTGCACGACGGCCCGCCCTATGCCAATGGCGACATCCACATCGGGCATGCGGTGAACAAGGTGCTCAAGGATATCGTCGTCAAGAGCCGCACGCTGGCCGGCTTCGATGCGCCGTACGTGCCGGGCTGGGACTGCCACGGCATGCCGATCGAGGTGCAGATCGAGAAGACGCACGGCAAGAACCTGCCGACCGAGCAGACCCAGAAGCTCGCGCGCGCGTATGCGGCCGAGCAGGTCGAGCGCCAGAAGAAGGACTTCATCCGCCTGGGCGTGTTCGGCGACTGGGACAACCCCTACGCGACGATGAATCCGCGCAACGAGGCCGACGAGATCCGTGCCCTGGGTACGTTGCTGCAGAAGGGCTACGTCTACCGCGGGCTGAAGCCGGTCAACTGGTGCTTCGACTGCGGCTCGGCACTGGCCGAGGCCGAGATCGAATACGAAGATCGCACCGATACGGCCGTCGATGTCGGCTTCGCCTTCGCGTCCGCCGAACGCGGCAGGCTGGCATCTGCATTCGGACTGCCGGTCCTGCCCGACAAGCCCGGCCGCATCGTGATCTGGACCACGACCCCCTGGACGCTGCCGGCGAACCAGGCGCTCAACGTGCATCCGGAGTTCTCGTACGCACTGGTCGACACCGGCGATTCGCTGCTGATCCTCGCCGCCGATCGCGTCGAGGCCAACCTCCAGCGTTACGGTCTTGCCGGGCAGGTCATCGCCACGGCCGAGGGCGCGAAGCTCGAGAACATTGCCTTCGCACACCCGTTCGCCGACCGGTTGTCGCCGGTCTACCTCGCCGACTATGTGACGCTCGAGACCGGCACCGGCATCGTGCATGCGGCGCCGGCCTACGGTGTCGAGGACTTCCAGGCATGCCGCCGCTACGGCATGAAGGACGACGGCATCCTCACGCCGGTGATGGGCGACGGCAAGTACGTGTCGACGCTCGAGGCATTCGGCGGCCTGATGATCTGGAAGGCCAACCCGCTGATCGTCGAGCGGCTGCGCGCGAACGGTGCGCTGCTGCACGAGGACCGCAAGCATGTGCACAGCTACATGCACTGCTGGCGCCACAAGACACCGGTGATCCTGCGCGCGACCACGCAGTGGTTCGCGGCGATGGACGAGGCCCCGGGTTACGGTGGTGCCAGGCCCTCCGAGGCGCTGCGCACGACCGCGCTGCGCGGCATCGAGGCGACGCAGTTCTTCCCGGCCTGGGGCAAGGCACGCCTGCACGCGATGATCGCGAACAGGCCCGACTGGACGCTGTCGCGCCAGCGGCAGTGGGGCGTGCCGATGCCCTTCTTCGTGCATCGCGAGACGGGTGCGCTGCATCCGCGCACGCCGGAGCTGCTCGAGGCGGTGGCAAAGGCCGTGGAGCAGGGCGGCATCGAAGCCTGGCAGCGGGTGGATGCCGACGACCTGCTCGGCGCGGATGCGGCGTCGTACGAGAAGATCAAGGACACGCTCGACGTCTGGTTCGATTCAGGCTCCACGCACCAGACGGTGCTCGGCGGTCCGCGCGCGGCGGCCGGCACCCCGGGATCGCATCGGAGCGAGACCGGCTTTCCCGCCGACCTCTACCTCGAGGGCTCGGATCAGCACCGCGGGTGGTTCCACTCCTCGCTGCTGGTGTCGTGCATGATGAACGGCACCCCGCCGTACAAGGCCCTGCTTACCCACGGTTTCGTGGTCGACGGCGCCGGCCGCAAGATGAGCAAGTCGAAGGGCAACGTGGTCGCGCCGCAGCAGGTGGTCGATTCGCTGGGCGCCGACGTGCTCAGGCTCTGGATCGCCGCGACCGATTATTCCGGCGAGCTGTCGATCTCGCAGGAGATCCTCAAGCGCGTCGTCGAGTCGTACCGGCGGGTACGCAACACGATCCGCTTCCTGCTCGCCAATGTCGACGACTTCGATCCTGCGCTGCATGCCGTACCGATGGCGCAGAGGGTCGAGATCGACCGCTACGCCGCAGTGATGCTCGAACGATTGCGCATGGCGGTCGCCGCCGACTACGAGCGCTACGAGTTCCACCTGGGCATGCAGCGGTTGCTCCACTTCTGCTCGGAGGACCTCGGCGCGTTCTACCTGGACATCCTGAAAGACCGGCTGTACACGACTGCGCCCGGCTCGCATGCGCGCCGCTCGGCACAGAGCGCGCTGCACGAGATCGCGCGCACGCTGCTGCAGCTGTTCGCGCCGGTGCTCACCTTCACCGCCGATGAAGCCTGGGCGGTGCTGGCGCGCGATCCGGCGTCGACGGTGTTCACGACGACATGGTCGCCGGCTGCGGATACGCCGGATGATCCGTCGCTCGAAGCGCGCTGGGCATCGGTGCGCGAGGTGCGGGCGCTCGTGCTGAAGGAGCTCGAAGCGCTGCGTACCGCCGGCAGCATCGGTTCCGGCCTGGCGGCCGAAGTCGAGGTGCATGTGGCTGGCGCCGCCCACGATGCGCTTGCCGCGCTCGGCGAAGACCTGCGCTTCGTGTTCATCACCTCGGCCGCCAGGGTCGTGCGTGCCGCCGACGGGGCCTTGCCGACCGTGGCTGCGGTGCCGAGTACCGGGGCGAAGTGCGCCCGCTGCTGGCATTACCGCAGCGACATCGGCAGCGATGCCGGGTATCCCGATGTCTGCAGCCGCTGCGCCGGCAACCTGGCCGGCACAGGAGAAATCCGTGTCCATGCCTGA
- a CDS encoding bifunctional riboflavin kinase/FAD synthetase: protein MRVFRSIPSTAARPVALTIGNFDGVHLGHREMLRRLRDAADARGLPAAVLTFEPHPREFFAPDRAPLRLTGLRDKLRLLSDCGVDEVYVCRFDYRLAQMLPEEFIERILVRGLAARWVLIGDDFRFGARRAGDAGTMRAAATRHAGTPTAFELEGLSSFLVDGLRVSSTAVREALSAGDMRLAGMLLGAPYAISGRIVHGDKLGRELGFPTANVWVPRAHLPLAGIFAVSVSGLADRPWPGVASLGVRPTVKANGRTTLEVHLFDFAGDVYGRQVKVDFLHKLRDEAKYDGLPALIRQIGIDCEQARAWLAAANLM from the coding sequence ATGCGAGTCTTCCGATCCATCCCTTCGACTGCCGCGCGTCCGGTTGCACTGACCATCGGCAATTTCGATGGGGTACACCTGGGCCATCGCGAGATGTTGCGTCGCCTGCGCGATGCGGCCGACGCTCGCGGTCTGCCGGCAGCGGTGCTCACGTTCGAGCCGCATCCTCGCGAGTTCTTCGCGCCTGACCGGGCGCCCCTGCGGCTGACCGGGCTGCGCGACAAGCTGCGGCTGCTGTCGGACTGCGGCGTGGACGAGGTTTATGTCTGCCGTTTCGACTATCGGCTGGCCCAGATGCTGCCCGAGGAGTTCATCGAACGCATCCTGGTGCGCGGCCTCGCGGCGCGCTGGGTCCTGATCGGCGACGATTTCCGGTTCGGTGCACGGCGGGCCGGTGACGCCGGCACGATGCGGGCAGCAGCCACACGCCATGCCGGTACCCCTACCGCTTTCGAACTGGAGGGGTTGTCCAGCTTCCTCGTCGACGGCCTGCGCGTGTCGAGCACCGCGGTGCGCGAGGCGCTGTCGGCCGGGGACATGCGGCTGGCCGGCATGCTGCTGGGCGCGCCTTACGCAATCAGCGGGCGCATCGTGCATGGCGACAAGCTCGGCCGCGAACTCGGGTTCCCGACCGCGAACGTCTGGGTGCCGCGGGCGCACCTGCCGCTGGCAGGCATCTTCGCGGTCAGCGTGTCCGGACTGGCCGATCGTCCGTGGCCCGGCGTGGCGAGCCTCGGGGTACGCCCGACGGTGAAGGCGAACGGCCGCACGACCCTCGAGGTCCACCTGTTCGACTTCGCCGGCGATGTCTACGGCAGGCAGGTGAAGGTCGATTTCCTGCACAAGCTGCGCGACGAGGCGAAGTACGACGGGCTGCCGGCACTGATCCGGCAGATCGGTATCGACTGCGAGCAGGCGCGTGCCTGGCTCGCTGCGGCAAACCTGATGTGA